In Massilia violaceinigra, one DNA window encodes the following:
- a CDS encoding DUF4153 domain-containing protein, with protein MPTDPVVTAPETPKHIGLARAAIGLVQGLLLYLLFSDKVFTNPLIHSAALLACALAPVVAISGLGNLRPAMLGLWSAVTATAVTMIGTHAAWREMRLLEDPATIPKWPTMLPLVCAFSLIILFIAHSLVLAAAQDRRRLASYATHFDIAWKLFIQLAFSVFFTGALYLAMLLGASLFDLVKIRFLTELMKSSAFLSPLLSCAFACALHLTDVRPAIVHGIRGLLLVLMSWLLPVATLLIGGFVLCLPFTGLDALWATRHATVALLAAVALLVVLINAAWQNGDMGDSVARVVRFSARIACVLLLPLTAIAIYALGLRVADHGWTSDRIFAAAALLVASFYALGYLYAAIDRGGWLRRVAPVNLAAAYAAIAVLLALLSPLADPDRIAVNSQIARLESGAVSAAEFDYKFLKTQSKRYGTAALLKLKEGKTGPQAKLAAGHATRTLAESDDYVGFEQHTVKPGQLAMWPASANLPASFPLSDWERNTGVPPCLTQGQGRCDVFLIDFDADGKDEILMTATGAFSAPVVFSETPAGKWRLSARLHGMAQCPLFVDILKRGDYKLAAPRTRQIEIAGVPLRLEPVGARELYSCVDLEVAIRPLRTH; from the coding sequence ATGCCCACTGACCCCGTTGTCACCGCCCCGGAAACTCCGAAACACATCGGCCTGGCGCGTGCCGCCATCGGTCTGGTGCAGGGCTTGCTGCTCTACCTGCTGTTCTCGGATAAAGTCTTCACCAACCCTCTCATTCATAGCGCGGCGCTGCTGGCCTGCGCGCTGGCACCCGTCGTCGCCATTTCCGGCCTCGGCAACCTGCGCCCGGCCATGCTTGGCCTGTGGAGCGCCGTCACCGCGACCGCGGTGACCATGATCGGCACCCATGCCGCCTGGCGCGAAATGCGGCTGCTCGAGGACCCGGCGACCATCCCGAAATGGCCCACGATGCTGCCGCTGGTGTGCGCTTTCAGCCTGATCATCCTCTTCATCGCGCACTCGCTGGTGCTTGCCGCGGCCCAGGACCGGCGCCGCCTGGCAAGCTATGCCACCCATTTCGATATCGCCTGGAAACTCTTCATCCAGCTGGCGTTTTCGGTGTTCTTTACCGGCGCGCTGTATCTCGCCATGTTGCTGGGAGCGTCCCTGTTCGATCTGGTCAAGATCCGCTTCCTGACGGAGCTGATGAAGTCGTCCGCGTTCCTGAGCCCGCTCCTGTCCTGCGCCTTTGCCTGCGCCCTGCACCTGACCGACGTGCGCCCGGCCATCGTGCACGGCATCCGCGGCCTGCTGCTGGTGCTGATGTCGTGGCTGCTGCCGGTCGCCACCCTGCTGATCGGCGGCTTCGTGCTGTGCCTGCCGTTCACCGGTCTCGATGCGCTGTGGGCCACCCGCCATGCCACCGTGGCCCTGCTGGCGGCGGTCGCGCTGCTGGTGGTGCTGATCAACGCCGCTTGGCAGAATGGCGACATGGGCGACTCCGTGGCGCGTGTGGTGCGCTTCTCCGCGCGCATCGCCTGCGTGCTGCTGCTGCCGCTGACCGCCATCGCCATCTATGCGCTGGGCCTGCGCGTTGCCGACCACGGCTGGACCTCGGACCGCATTTTCGCGGCCGCCGCGCTGCTGGTGGCCAGCTTTTACGCACTCGGCTATTTGTACGCGGCCATCGACCGGGGTGGCTGGCTGCGCCGCGTGGCGCCGGTCAACCTGGCGGCGGCGTATGCCGCCATCGCCGTCCTGCTGGCGCTGCTTTCCCCGCTGGCCGACCCGGACCGGATCGCCGTCAACAGCCAGATCGCCCGGCTTGAAAGCGGCGCCGTCAGCGCTGCGGAGTTCGATTACAAATTCCTCAAGACGCAGTCCAAGCGCTACGGCACCGCCGCCCTGCTCAAGCTCAAGGAAGGCAAAACCGGCCCGCAAGCTAAGCTCGCCGCCGGGCACGCCACGCGTACTCTGGCCGAGTCCGATGATTACGTTGGATTTGAACAGCACACCGTCAAACCCGGGCAATTGGCAATGTGGCCCGCATCGGCCAACCTGCCGGCCAGCTTTCCGCTATCGGACTGGGAGCGCAACACCGGCGTGCCGCCATGCCTGACCCAGGGGCAAGGACGCTGCGATGTGTTCCTGATCGATTTCGATGCGGACGGCAAGGATGAAATCCTCATGACCGCCACCGGCGCCTTTTCCGCACCCGTGGTGTTTTCCGAAACGCCCGCGGGCAAATGGAGACTCAGCGCCAGATTGCACGGCATGGCGCAGTGCCCGCTCTTCGTCGATATCCTCAAGCGCGGCGACTACAAGCTGGCAGCGCCGCGCACCCGGCAGATCGAAATCGCGGGCGTGCCGCTTCGCCTGGAACCGGTCGGCGCGCGCGAGCTTTATTCGTGCGTCGACCTGGAAGTGGCGATCAGACCATTAAGGACGCATTAG
- a CDS encoding MlaD family protein: MSQPNTNPADDAPAEAVAHVEVKAVVLLVLMSALIVTFLLYVMYARGVFESTQRLVLLSEDSDGVIPGMDMTFSGFPVGRVQRVELAPDGKVRILVDVPRKDAKWLKTSSVFTIERGLVGDTRIKAFTGILTDPVLPPDSVRTVLRGDTAAEIPRLVASARALLENLDNMTRSDSAINTSLTNIQAATGRLSGKYGLLGTALGSDTEARKLLQTLEHVDALLLKADKRVFGKQGVMDEAQLAIVQLQVVLKDASNSLKKVDAVLVEAQAVGANAKVATKDLGALRAEVDASLRKVTRLIDEINRKWPFARETELKLP; this comes from the coding sequence ATGAGCCAACCCAACACCAATCCGGCGGACGATGCGCCGGCCGAAGCGGTCGCCCACGTCGAAGTCAAGGCGGTCGTGCTGCTGGTGCTGATGAGCGCCCTGATCGTCACTTTTTTGCTGTACGTGATGTACGCGCGCGGCGTGTTCGAAAGCACGCAGCGCCTGGTGCTGCTGTCCGAGGATTCGGACGGCGTCATTCCCGGCATGGACATGACCTTTTCCGGCTTTCCGGTGGGGCGCGTGCAGCGCGTGGAACTGGCGCCGGACGGCAAGGTGCGCATCCTGGTCGACGTGCCGCGCAAGGACGCCAAGTGGCTCAAGACGTCGAGCGTGTTTACCATCGAGCGCGGGCTGGTGGGCGACACGCGCATCAAGGCGTTTACCGGCATCCTGACCGATCCGGTGCTGCCGCCCGATTCGGTGCGCACGGTGCTGCGCGGCGACACCGCCGCCGAGATTCCGCGCCTGGTCGCGAGCGCGCGCGCCTTGCTGGAAAACCTGGACAACATGACGCGCAGCGATTCGGCCATCAATACCAGCCTGACGAATATCCAGGCCGCGACCGGGCGCCTGTCGGGCAAATATGGTTTGCTCGGCACGGCGCTGGGCAGCGACACCGAGGCCAGGAAGCTGCTGCAAACGCTGGAGCACGTCGATGCTCTGCTGCTCAAGGCCGACAAGCGCGTGTTCGGCAAGCAGGGCGTGATGGACGAGGCGCAGCTGGCCATCGTGCAGTTGCAGGTGGTGCTCAAGGATGCCAGCAACAGCCTCAAAAAGGTCGACGCGGTGCTGGTCGAAGCGCAGGCCGTGGGCGCGAACGCCAAGGTGGCGACCAAGGATTTGGGCGCGCTGCGCGCCGAAGTGGACGCCAGCCTGCGCAAGGTGACGCGCCTGATCGATGAAATCAACCGCAAGTGGCCATTTGCACGCGAGACGGAGCTGAAACTGCCATGA